A single genomic interval of Zingiber officinale cultivar Zhangliang chromosome 4A, Zo_v1.1, whole genome shotgun sequence harbors:
- the LOC121972526 gene encoding uncharacterized protein LOC121972526, with protein sequence MRRELFLRIVNALESHSAFFQQRDDVVRRKGLSPLQKCTTTIRQLAYGVPANHLDEYLRMGESTAIRCLFKFCEYAVEIFGDRYLRRPNADDVQRLLQMHDERHDFPGMLGSLDCMHCKWKNCSVAWKGQFTKGHGSPTIVLEAVASHDLWIWHAFFGVVGSRNDINVLCESPIFNNVLQGNMPEINFTVNDTAYTKGYYLTDGIYPEWTTFVKAFPCPEDPKRKLFKERHEPTRKDVERTFGVLQSRWAIVRGPTR encoded by the coding sequence ATGCGAAGAGAGTTATTCCTCCGCATAGTGAATGCATTAGAGAGTCATTCAGCATTTTTTCAACAAAGGGACGATGTTGTACGAAGAAAAGGATTGTCACCACTACAAAAATGCACCACTACGATTCGTCAATTGGCTTACGGAGTCCCCGCCAATCATCTTGATGAGTACCTACGTATGGGTGAATCAACTGCCATCAGGTGTCTTTTTAAGTTCTGCGAATACGCTGTTGAAATATTTGGTGATAGGTACTTGAGAAGACCAAATGCTGATGATGTTCAACGTcttcttcaaatgcatgatgAGAGACATGACTTTCCTGGCATGTTAGGTAGCCTTGATTGTATGCACTGTAAATGGAAAAATTGTTCAGTTGCTTGGAAAGGTCAATTTACAAAGGGACATGGGTCACCAACAATCGTACTTGAAGCGGTCGCGTCTCATGACTTGTGGATATGGCATGCATTTTTTGGAGTCGTTGGTTCACGTAACGATATTAACGTGTTATGTGAATCTCCCATATTCAACAACGTCTTGCAAGGAAATATGCCGGAGATTAATTTCACGGTGAACGACACTGCATATACGAAGGGCTATTATCTAACAGATGGAATATATCCCGAGTGGACTACTTTTGTTAAGGCTTTTCCTTGCCCAGAGGATCCCAAGAGGAAGTTGTTTAAGGAAAGACATGAGCCTACAAGAAAAGATGTTGAACGGACATTTGGGGTGCTCCAATCTCGATGGGCGATTGTTAGAGGTCCAACTCGGTAG
- the LOC121972525 gene encoding glutathione S-transferase T3-like, which translates to MSHPYFTLSVVHRYGTPHTTGMPFTPSMSNEPATPTFVPETQLSHRESPIKVVNLEKAVSNAEGTRKHSSWTKVEDEVLVRSFVTISDDPIIDNDQKVDAFWGWVASYYNKNLPLGSNTRSANVTRSHWHNTIQKKVYRFNANYNSIYSSYRSGHSDEDILRFAFEKYLSENNGVAFNLEHVWRIVKDHPMFTP; encoded by the coding sequence ATGAGTCATCCGTATTTCACATTGTCAGTTGTTCATAGATATGGTACCCCGCACACAACTGGTATGCCTTTCACTCCTTCGATGTCGAATGAACCTGCAACTCCGACTTTTGTCCCGGAGACTCAACTTTCCCACCGTGAATCCCCAATTAAGGTGGTCAATTTAGAAAAGGCAGTTTCAAATGCTGAGGGTACAAGAAAGCATTCAAGTTGGACAAAGGTTGAAGACGAGGTCTTAGTGAGAAGTTTTGTCACTATCAGTGATGATCCAATAATCGACAATGATCAAAAGGTGGATGCTTTTTGGGGATGGGTTGCAAGCTACTACAATAAGAATCTTCCCCTAGGTTCAAACACCAGAAGTGCAAATGTTACACGGTCACATTGGCACAATACAATTCAAAAGAAGGTATATCGATTCAACGCAAATTACAATAGTATTTATAGTTCATATCGAAGTGGTCACAGTGATGAAGATATATTGAGGTTTGCATTCGAAAAATATCTATCTGAAAACAATGGTGTTGCATTCAATCTCGAACATGTGTGGAGAATTGTCAAAGATCATCCAATGTTTACTCCATAG